A part of Cryptococcus neoformans var. neoformans JEC21 chromosome 4 sequence genomic DNA contains:
- a CDS encoding myosin I binding protein, putative encodes MSYPYLARTTLKYKSPHATDLSFAKGETIRVTGQSPEDEDWLVGETLDGSHAGGFPKDFVEAIDEGSVEATENESKTGDNTAQQLQPVTQDSSKESERPNILSETDPKAVEVPSELDTGSSEAQAQAQAPAQAPVPASQSESHADDVSRPQSMKDRLAFFTAAQNKPAPPPPVKPKPAAGGLTWSQRQKLRQEQEAKEREGTVAASPATSTPIAAPAPSVPETKPTDNAENKEEQGSAMSAADALTSISKGGSLKERMAALQGVGAFGGGEKKPPPPPPTGKVWKRPTVQEKEPESQDEPEAENQSSDVHEPLPISDEPRALESDSKDEVAKEEETEEEQEKAKRAAIAARMAKLGARGPMGMVPPAKPVKKPTREMTTTAEDKSLTSSEAAGGDTDQVAEAPTIDSKPSAASAKPESVSSPTDAPVTAPPKSIPIAAMPRRTAGPRRRTQTSSANPSSDDVSSPPAETHPVPLAPTEAPASEGVAAPADTEAEPHDRLETVNSKGEPVPPKQMMVYDEEAPLQKTEEQMKQEREAEERGRGIGGLEGAEAAGIAVYKTGEAREELAVESQASQDDMTRVDEPPTGSDTSPNKPFGTDAVMTDSGSGDGKLFSGPRSGEQSVERGGEREDDMSFAQGEVFQASESRPARAAENGIPGENVDPVDIVPLHPAADEGLPGEEDAPPPPPRRGTMTMEDMPLDELEKKHLQEAREEPPAESPVSDDETHEEEEEGASPSPPPSAAHPRGEENLEEGTSDRLEQEGSEMGSKGGDVVTSQAGEEPRVPPPPPRIRKATSSVELREESPTREEAPTSEEEARAFVTETPHRSESHHSETHHSETPAKEAKELPETPAAVGETTVSQEEEEDAARRSGIAARMAKLGGIKFGIPPPHPAKTHSVDTAPAGSDSIPSRSENLSPVEKEAPLAANLEPERPERGEGEGKTASSEEETPEQEAARRRATLARLRAGGALGFGMFNQPSQKEPEEVEEKDATGGEEAFEERGPPPLPLGRPGQETPLSTDEDVGAREEQDEEQVEDVPPPPPARPVINTAYGEGDAHPLSQFVPPRPAVAPPGSAAVPLSPVDPDGMSRSPVESGEGDDIHKAGAASMDDRRLPPLPPAPAPALQQGEYTVGEESGDGNPPPPPPRAGGHRMSVQGGPERGASMSGGSTSGAGRQASLEQPGSPSGSAAPAASQLRMSPEPFAAGGFVAAPSSQTMNLNKQVSSDSQEAPVSSLGRHVSVRQGTRPGYDQLKEASATYGQGVVRAARGIFAQGKKGFYGDGSPSGFVAVVMDSAGVSRPSEDSWGQVIFEQEGGSILRRYDEPRPGDIAAFYDAKLKGKKGLHTYTQHVGSVEEPLVGIVGEFEDRKHKVRVLQVERGVPDEVSYRCEDLKGGKVVIFRAGV; translated from the exons ATGTCCTACCCATATCTCGCAAGGACAAC CCTTAAATACAAGTCGCCACATGCCACCGATCTCTCTTTTGCAAAAGGCGAAAC AATCAGAGTGACCGGGCAATCTcccgaggatgaagattgGCTAGTAGGCGAGACCTTGGACGGCTCTCATGCTGGTGGTTTCCCAAAG GATTTCGTGGAGGCCATCGATGAAGGCTCAGTTGAAGCAACCGAAAATGAATCCAAGACGGGGGATAACACTGCGCAACAGCTCCAACCAGTCACTCAAGATTCATCAAAGGAGTCTGAACGCCCTAATATTCTTTCAGAGACTGATCCCAAAGCTGTAGAGGTCCCTTCTGAACTTGACACAGGATCGTCCGAGGCTCAGGCTCAGGCTCAAGCTCCAGCTCAAGCTCCGGTCCCTGCTTCCCAATCAGAAAGTCACGCCGACGATGTCTCTCGTCCACAAAGTATGAAAGATCGATTGGCCTTTTTCACTGCAGCCCAGAATAAAcccgctcctcctcctcctgtcAAGCCGAAACCCGCTGCTGGGGGTCTCACTTGGAGTCAGAGACAAAAGCTTaggcaagagcaagaagcaaaagagagggagggtACGGTTGCTGCAAGCCCAGCAACTTCTACTCCTATCGCGGCTCCTGCACCTTCGGTCCCGGAAACTAAACCGACGGACAATGCAGAAAacaaagaagagcaggGAAGCGCCATGTCAGCCGCTGACGCGTTGACCTCGATATCCAAAGGTGGTTCATTGAAAGAACGTATGGCGGCTCTCCAAGGAGTCGGCGCGTTTGGCGGGGGGGAGAAAAagcctccgcctcctccgcctACAGGTAAAGTTTGGAAACGTCCTACCGTCCAAGAAAAAGAACCAGAGTCCCAAGACGAACCGGAAGCCGAAAACCAGAGCTCTGACGTCCATGAACCCTTACCTATTTCAGATGAGCCTCGTGCACTAGAATCAGACTCCAAGGACGAGGTtgcaaaagaggaagaaacggaggaagagcaggaaaAAGCTAAGAGAGCTGCCATCGCGGCGAGGATGGCAAAGCTTGGGGCAAGAGGTCCGATGGGAATGGTGCCGCCTGCCAAGCCAGTTAAGAAACCTACGCGCGAGATGACTACAACTGCGGAAGACAAAAGTTTGACTTCTTCAGAAGCCGCTGGAGGTGATACTGACCAAGTCGCTGAAGCTCCTACGATAGATTCGAAGCCATCTGCAGCGTCCGCAAAACCCGAGTCTGTATCATCTCCCACTGATGCTCCGGTCACGGCTCCCCCAAAGTCTATCCCGATCGCCGCTATGCCTCGCCGTACTGCTGGCCCTCGCCGTCGTACTCAGACGTCTTCCGCGAATCCGTCTTCGGATGATGTTTCTTCGCCACCGGCAGAAACTCATCCTGTTCCACTTGCTCCGACTGAAGCTCCCGCCAGTGAAGGTGTTGCAGCTCCTGCGGATACCGAAGCAGAACCGCATGACCGGCTTGAAACCGTTAATTCGAAAGGCGAACCAGTACCACCTAAACAGATGATGGTATATGATGAGGAGGCTCCATTGCAGAAGACGGAGGAACAGATGAAGCAAGAACGAGAGGccgaggagagaggaaggggtaTAGGAGGACTTGAAGGTGCTGAAGCTGCTGGTATAGCTGTCTACAAGACTGGTGAAGCACGCGAGGAGCTGGCAGTCGAGTCACAAGCGTCTCAGGATGATATGACTCGTGTAGACGAGCCGCCGACTGGTTCCGATACAAGCCCGAACAAGCCGTTTGGCACAGATGCTGTCATGACTGACTCGGGTTCTGGTGATGGCAAATTGTTCTCTGGCCCTAGGTCCGGGGAGCAGTCGGTTGAAAGGGGAGgtgagagggaagatgacATGTCCTTTGCCCAGGGCGAGGTTTTCCAAGCCAGCGAATCTAGGCCTGCCCGCGCTGCTGAGAATGGTATCCCTGGCGAAAACGTCGATCCGGTGGACATTGTTCCCCTTCATCCTGCCGCAGATGAGGGATTGCCCGGTGAAGAGGACGCCCCTCCCCCACCGCCTCGGCGAGggacgatgacgatggaaGATATGCCTCTTGATgagttggaaaagaagcatTTGCAAGAAGCTCGCGAGGAACCTCCCGCTGAATCACCCGTCTCTGATGACGAGACtcatgaagaggaagaggaaggtgcatccccttcccctccgcCTAGCGCTGCTCATCcgagaggggaagagaatCTCGAAGAAGGCACAAGCGATAGACTTGAGCAGGAAGGGAGTGAGATGGGGTCTAAAGGCGGCGATGTGGTAACAAGTCAAGCGGGAGAGGAACCAAGAGtcccgccgccgccacctAGGATTAGAAAAGCTACATCGTCTGTCGAGCTGCGGGAGGAATCACCGACGCGGGAGGAGGCACCGACgtcggaggaggaggcacGTGCGTTTGTTACTG AAACCCCGCATCGCTCCGAGTCGCATCACTCCGAGACGCATCACTCCGAGACACCTGCCAAAGAAGCTAAAGAACTGCCTGAAACCCCCGCGGCGGTTGGAGAGACTACCGTTTctcaagaggaagaggaggatgcggCTCGCCGATCTGGTATCGCTGCGCGAATGGCGAAACTGGGTGGGATAAAATTCGGGATcccacctcctcatccCGCAAAGACACATTCTGTCGATACCGCTCCCGCTGGTTCGGACTCGATACCCAGTCGGTCTGAAAATCTATCACCCGTTGAAAAGGAAGCTCCTCTTGCTGCCAACCTTGAGCCAGAGCGACCCGAAAGAGGCGAGGGTGAGGGAAAGACAGCTAGCTCTGAGGAGGAGACGCCCGAGCAGGAAGCtgcgaggaggagagcgaCACTTGCTAGATTGAGAGCCGGTGGTGCTTTGGGGTTTGGAATGTTCAATCAGCCTTCACAGAAGGAGCCggaggaggttgaagagaaggatgccACAGGGGGTGAAGAGGCGTTTGAAGAACGTGGGCCGCCGCCTTTGCCTTTAGGCCGTCCTGGTCAAGAAACACCTCTATCCAcggatgaagatgtcggtgcaagggaagagcaagaCGAGGAGCAAGTTGAAGATGTcccgcctccgcctcctgCGAGGCCCGTGATCAATACGGCGtatggagaaggtgatgcCCATCCTTTGTCTCAGTTTGTGCCGCCGCGCCCTGCAGTTGCCCCACCCGGATCGGCTGCGGTTCCTCTCTCGCCTGTCGACCCAGACGGAATGTCGCGTTCGCCTGTTGAAAGcggagagggagatgataTTCACAAGGCTGGCGCTGCTTCCATGGATGACCGCCGGCTCCCGCCTCTCCCTCCCGCTCCAGCTCCCGCTCTCCAGCAGGGAGAGTATACTGTGGGTGAAGAGAGCGGGGACGGCAAtccgcctccaccgcctcccAGGGCTGGCGGTCACCGTATGAGCGTTCAGGGTGGGCCTGAAAGGGGTGCGAGCATGTCGGGTGGGAGCACGTCGGGAGCTGGTCGGCAGGCATCTTTGGAGCAGCCGGGATCCCCATCCGGATCGGCAGCGCCTGCTGCGTCGCAGCTGCGCATGAGCCCAGAGCCGTTTGCAGCAGGCGGCTTCGTCGCCGCGCCCAGCTCACAGACGATGAACCTAAACAAGCAAGTATCGAGCGACAGTCAGGAAGCGCCTGTCTCGTCGTTGGGCAGACATGTTTCCGTTAGGCAAGGGACGAGGCCCGGGTATGATCAGCTGAAAGAAGCTTCTGCGACGTATGGCCAGGGAGTGGTGAGAGCGGCGCGAGGGATTTTTGCACAGGGCAAAAAGGGATTCTATGGA GACGGAAGCCCCTCGGGTTTCGTCGCGGTCGTCATGGATAGTGCCGGTGTATCCCGGCCGTCGGAAGACTCGTGGGGCCAGGTCATCTTTGAGCAGGAGGGAGGCTCGATCCTTCGACGGTACGACGAG CCGCGGCCTGGAGACATTGCGGCGTTTTACGATGCGAAACtaaaggggaagaagggccTGCACACGTACACGCAGCATGTCGGCTCGGTGGAAGAGCCGCTTGTGGGCATAGTGGGCGAGTTTGAGGACCGCAAGCACAAGGTGAGGGTGCTGCAGGTGGAGAGAGGTGTGCCGGACGAGGTGAGCTACCGGTGTGAGGATCTGAAGGGCGGCAAGGTTGTG ATTTTCCGAGCTGGGGTCTAG
- a CDS encoding vacuole fusion, non-autophagic-related protein, putative, with product MKFGRRIKDTLYSEWADQYIDYGGLKKQIKANLPWNDTAEADFVQALQNQLTKCETFQRNKSDELMNHIQQLEEEVKGLVEKAGYSDGGTSDEDDRAENEATTPGDVERNVRDRRDDDAGSDDDDDDDEDVSSDMLIDAIEERFRELEEQVAVLVADVHDLALFTKLNFTGFIKIVKKHDKLTGYNLKNTFNRQVLEAHPFYRMNYDPLIVKLSKLFDLVRTRGHPIEGDASAGGNQNAFVRSTTKYWVHDENIVPLKLAIMKHLPVLVFNPNKEFSMADSAITSIYFDNEDLELYLGRLEKTEGAEAIRMRWYGDVTGNTIFVERKTHREDWTGEKSVKERFTIKEGKMNDFISGRYTMDDEFDELVKRNKKTEKEVEGMKQLANEVQYAIVTRKLRPVMRTFYNRTAFQLPGNATVRISLDTELTMVREDNFDGVDRTHGNWRRTDLGINHPFDSIPNSEKELFPYGVLEVKLATKVGEEPPQWIRDLINSHLVEAVPKFSKFIHGCASLLSERVDLVPFWLPQMDQDIRKPVSAKSKILIERPQSNIHSNASMEGSALPSPAAKSSTSQASYHEPVSEGEDDEEYLVHKAKNEEDHLRLPSDVAAQARAAREHREKYIRDEAARQVGITHGEAQAQAEAEAESSAAVSSSRPARQSRNQQQYDASLRIDPLASSDRFDKNMQLLDDKSMKKLQEAAKDRREDQVEEGEEEEEEDDEEEGDSERVIYVDQFRAPPGKKIAIPVRVEPKVVFAAERTFLKWAHFAILLSAVSIGLLNFIDPTDAVGMVSAGCFTFTSLSAILYCGGMYAWRILKMRKREAVDYHDRWGPTALCAALLASVMVNLVLRLREL from the exons ATGAAGTTTGGAAGACGCATAAAG GACACCCTCTACTCGGAATGGGCAGACCAGTACATCGACTATGGCGGCCTCAAAAAGCAGATCAAGGCCAACCTGCCTTGGAACGATACCGCCGAAGCAGACTTTGTCCAAGCCTTGCAAAACCAGCTCACGAAATGCGAGACGTTTCAGCGCAACAAGTCGGATGAGCTCATGAACCACATCCAACAGCTCGAGGAGGAAGTCAAGGGGCTCGTCGAAAAGGCTGGGTACAGCGACGGAGGTACTtccgatgaagatgatagagCCGAGAACGAGGCGACAACACCCGGCGATGTAGAGAGGAATGTCAGAGACCGCcgggatgatgatgcgGGCAgtgacgacgacgatgacgatgatgaagacgtcTCCAGCGACATGTTAATCGATGCGATCGAGGAGAGATTTAGAGAGCTAGAAGAACAAGTCGCTGTCTTGGTAGCCGACGTACATGACCTGGCGCTGTTTACAAAACTCAATTTTACAGGGTTTATCAAAATCGTCAAGAAACATGAT AAACTTACCGGGTACAATCTAAAGAACACGTTTAATCGCCAAGTTCTCGAAGCCCATCCGTTTTATCGTATGAACTATGACCCGCTCATCGTCAAGTTGTCAAAATTATTCGACTTGGTGCGCACCCGTGGGCATCCTATTGAAGGTGACGCTTCGGCCGGTGGGAATCAGAATGCGTTCGTCAGGAGCACAACTAAATACTGG GTTCACGACGAGAATATCGTCCCGCTCAAGCTGGCGATCATGAAACATCTACCTGTTCTAG TATTCAACCCAAACAAAGAGTTCTCTATGGCAGACTCGGCCATCACATCCATCTACTTTGACAATGAAGATCTTGAGCTTTATCTAGGTCGACTGGAGAAGACTGAAGGTGCAGAGGCTATCCGTATGAGGTGGTACGGTGATGTTACCGGCAATACA ATATTCGTAGAGCGCAAGACGCATCGCGAAGATTGGACGGGAGAAAAATCTGTTAAAGAGCGCTTTACTATCAAAGAAGGCAAAATGAACGATTTCATAAGTGGGCGGTACACCATGGACGACGAGTTTGACGAGTTGGTCAAAAGGAAcaagaagacggagaaagAAGTGGAAGGCATGAAACAGCTGGCAAATGAGGTCCAGTATGCCATCGTCACAAGAAAGCTAAGGCCTG TCATGCGCACTTTTTACAACCGAACAGCTTTCCAGCTTCCTGGGAACGCCACCGTTCGAATCTCCCTCGATACCGAGCTCACGATGGTTCGCGAAGACAACTTTGACGGAGTCGATCGCACCCATGGCAATTGGCGCCGAACGGATCTTGGAATAAACCATCCGTTTGACTCTATCCCGAATTCAGAAAAAGAGCTTTTCCCCTATGGTGTTCTCGAAGTCAAGTTGGCTACcaaggttggagaagaacCACCCCAGTGGATCCGGGACCTGATCAACTCGCACCTGGTAGAGGCAGTCCCTAAATTCTCCAAATTTATCCACGGATGTGCCAGTCTCCTTTCAGAACGGGTGGACCTCGTACCCTTCTGGCTTCCCCAGATGGACCAGGATATCCGCAAGCCCGTCAGTGCCAAATCCAAAATACTCATCGAACGACCTCAGTCCAACATCCACTCCAACGCCAGTATGGAGGGGTCTGCTCTCCCGTCGCCTGCCGCAAAAAGTAGCACCTCTCAAGCCAGCTACCACGAACCGGTCTCAGAAGGtgaagacgacgaggaaTATCTCGTTCACAAGGCCAAAAACGAGGAAGACCATCTGAGACTGCCTTCAGACGTTGCTGCCCAAGCGAGAGCAGCAAGAGAGCATCGAGAGAAATATATAAGGGACGAGGCTGCTCGGCAGGTCGGGATCACCCATGGCGAAGCCCAAGCCCAAGCCGAAGCCGAAGCCGAGTCATCCGCCGCTGTAAGCTCCTCGCGTCCGGCCAGGCAAAGCCGCAATCAGCAGCAGTATGATGCCTCACTCAGAATTGATCCTCTTGCTTCCAGCGATCGCTTTGACAAGAATATGCAGCTGCTTGATGACAAGAGTATGAAAAAGCTTCAAGAGGCGGCGAAGGATAGACGAGAAGATCAGGTagaggagggggaagaggaagaggaagaagatgacgaggaggaaggtgataGTGAAAGGGTCATCTATGTCGATCAGTTCAGGGCCCCGCcaggaaagaagattgccATTCCAGTCCGAGTTGAACCAAAGGTCGTGTTTGCTGCTGAGCGCACATTCTTAAAG TGGGCTCATTTTGCAATCCTGCTCTCGGCAGTGTCTATCGGTCTGCTCAATTTTATCGATCCTACCGATGCCGTCGGTATGGTGTCTGCCGGCTGCTTCACGTTTACTTCACTTTCAGCCATCCTCTACTGCGGGGGAATGTACGCTTGGAGAATCCTCAAGATGCGAAAACGCGAAGCAGTTGATTACCACGATAGATGGGGCCCCACAGCCCTTTGCGCTGCGTTGTTGGCCAGTGTAATGGTCAATTTGGTGCTAAGATTACGAGAGCTCTAA
- a CDS encoding transcription factor binding protein, putative has protein sequence MSHRRRQSTASAATPRSAREHSALKSFRSTSIASATTRMDEDDDSGGPRRNTRHRNPLPPTTGPLFPPLPPKQPKSAHKEGSMSKSPAKAIGDATETQDDYNEEQEKSGGSTAVADDEEVGEDGQVREGNGLPSGSNTSLTPPPTSPAARVDVDVPPNTETTSLLHQDLEAEQVQDDMGQPKSINGGDNGGVDNDQPREEQEMDEDDVWETYRRHRAVKGFVRKDDNVKSEFGEMERDDGDHLLDNPVHVNGDKSHDEHQHQHIDVLHDADEPEDSNHPPRTRSKPIPRGMSAISASNGNTPASASGSDANLGRAGSRQGRRRRGEEQLLLDDHLLPAEIRRTALAERAKKDVEKDEEEEVEVEEEEEGEEDEEEGDGLGEQEEDEEGRDITRCVCKREDIDVMMIQCDQCNVWQHGECMGIWGDEEAPDEYFCEECKPERHQALKKWLRSRGRNTSPFIPPTPEILERLHSARDPYPPTQSKRWTEYSNSEPLPPKLLARSHHKKQQQQQQQQQQQGQEMLTGTTEGGDGRRTRGRQSSTREKPPSSASGVGHGGTPSTSSKKDGKRGGRKQSVNGMESENESESSQNIGAGTSLSVKKRSTMNSRDAAYEEAVKAAMEASRKEMAPQEEGDVNSETKEVEVKEKDRARPGKRRRNEDEELDEEEKEDEKDKPKKGKRKKEDETESDPTSAGPSKPKHPNQYTYRPKPPSTTGPAASPSRRLGGTPGPTTIPTHHEHGTRRAGALANAPVVFHPLSEEGASQLNWHLPDYLTQFNDVLPSDSPVALEVPAPRVMAYLPKNHFHNQRYGPFSEERDATGKLILPDDQQDREVVGHPTTQLEPPTRIKFPAKRISAGDVKKRVRAVLEYVGKMQADEGKRLRRAKTLGITPVSTAAIRWKERQRKEREREEGAGDDDVVMSEAYAEDGPFPAELGLATNQPRSAHLMAELTEMLIGFQEAFSSNDFAAFENGATVGSAPPTPQIPDTSTVPPTPVLPSLHSDHPHGSSAGVISRSAEREVDGTEETTTEEVGAGKGLDVYRAGIVNKVVTINSTERDVVKKVEEITQA, from the exons ATGAGCCACCGAAGACGCCAGTCCACAGCATCCGCAGCAACGCCCCGCTCAGCAAGGGAGCACTCCGCACTCAAGTCGTTCAGGAGCACCTCCATCGCCAGCGCAACCACCAGGATggacgaagacgacgacAGTG GTGGCCCACGTAGGAATACCCGTCACCGAAATCCGTTACCACCAACCACAGGTCCTCTCTTTCCGCCTTTACCACCCAAACAGCCGAAAAGCGCCCACAAAGAGGGATCCATGTCTAAATCACCCGCAAAAGCTATTGGCGACGCCACAGAAACTCAGGATGACTATaatgaagaacaagaaaagTCAGGCGGCTCGACAGCAGTGGcagacgacgaagaagtgGGTGAAGATGGTCAGGTACGAGAGGGGAATGGCCTGCCCAGCGGCTCAAACACTAGTCTTACACCTCCTCCGACAAGTCCAGCGGCTCGTGTCGATGTCGATGTACCGCCCAACACTGAAACGACGTCGTTATTACATCAGGACCTGGAGGCTGAGCAAGTTCAAGACGACATGGGTCAGCCCAAATCCATCAACGGCGGTGATAATGGCGGCGTTGATAATGACCAACCCCgcgaagaacaagaaatggatgaagatgatgtctGGGAAACATATAGACGGCATCGCGCAGTGAAAGGTTTTGTTCGCAAGGATGACAACGTCAAGTCAGAGTTTGGCGAAATGGAGCGCGACGACGGAGACCATCTACTGGATAATCCTGTGCATGTCAACGGGGACAAATCGCACGACgagcaccagcaccagcacATAGATGTTCTTCATGATGCCGACGAACCAGAAGACTCCAATCACCCACCTCGCACCCGCTCGAAACCTATCCCACGCGGCATGTCCGCCATCTCCGCCTCAAACGGCAATACTCCTGCTTCTGCATCGGGATCCGACGCCAATCTTGGTCGTGCGGGGTCGCGTcagggaaggaggagaagaggtgagGAGCAGTTGCTGCTTGatgatcatcttctccctgcAGAAATACGGCGCACTGCGCTTGCGGAGCGTGCCAAAAAAGATGTCgagaaagacgaagaggaggaagtagaggtagaagaagaagaggaaggggaggaagacgaggaggagggtgatggATTAGgggaacaagaagaagatgaggaaggaagggataTCACTCGTTGTGTGTGCAAACGTGAAG ACATTGATGTGATGATGATTCAATGTGATCAGTGCAACGTTTGGCAGCATGGAGAGTGTATGGGTATATGGGgtgacgaagaagctccAGACG AATATTTTTGTGAAGAATGTAAACCCGAACGACATCAGGCTCTGAAAAAATGGCTACGTTCTCGAGGACGCAACAC CTCACCATTTATTCCACCTACTCCAGAGATCCTCGAACGTCTTCATTCTGCCAGGGACCCTTACCCTCCGACACAATCCAAAAGATGGACGGAGTATTCTAATTCCGAACCTCTGCCGCCGAAATTACTTGCAAGGTCTCATCATAAgaaacagcaacaacagcaacaacagcagcagcagcaaggacaAGAGATGTTGACCGGTACGACGGAAGGGGGTGATGGGCGAAGGacaagaggaaggcaaTCGTCAACCAGGGAAAAGCCTCCAAGTTCGGCTAGCGGTGTCGGCCATGGAGGTACCCCATCGACTTCCAGCAAAAAGGACGGTAAGAGGGGAGGCCGAAAACAATCAGTGAATGGAATGGAGAGCGAGAACGAATCAGAATCTTCTCAAAACATAGGGGCGGGAACTAGTCTTTcagtcaagaagagaagcacCATGAACTCGAGGGATGCCGCGTATGAAGAGGCCGTTAAAGCTGCGATGGAGGCAAGCCGGAAGGAAATGGCTCctcaagaggaaggagatgttaATTCCGAGACGAAAGAAGTAGAggtcaaggagaaggaccGAGCCAGACctgggaagaggagaagaaacgaggacgaagaattagacgaagaagagaaagaagatgaaaaagataagcccaaaaaaggaaagcgaaagaaagaggatgagactG AATCTGATCCTACATCTGCTGGGCCTTCAAAACCCAAACACCCCAACCAATACACTTACCGCCCTAAGCCTCCCTCAACAACCGGTCCCGCGGCTTCCCCTTCTCGTCGATTAGGTGGCACACCAGGACCCACTACAATCCCTACACATCACGAGCATGGTACACGCCGCGCTGGAGCTTTAGCCAATGCGCCGGTGgttttccatcctttgtCAGAGGAAGGCGCCAGTCAGCTGAATTGGCACCTACCTGATTACCTGACACAGTTTAATGACGTGCTACCTAGCGATAGCCCTGTAGCTTTAGAAGTGCCTGCTCCGCGGGTCATGGCGTATTTGCCGAAGAATCATTTCCACAACCAGCGATACGGTCCGTTCTCCGAGGAACGGGACGCTACCGGCAAACTTATCCTTCCAGATGATCAACAGGATCGAGAAGTAGTTGGTCACCCCACCACCCAACTCGAGCCTCCAACACGCATCAAATTTCCGGCCAAACGCATTTCAGCGGGAGACGTGAAGAAGCGCGTGAGAGCAGTGTTGGAATATGTGGGCAAAATGCAGGCGGACGAGGGAAAGAGGTtaagaagggcaaagaCATTGGGCATTACTCCGGTCTCAACGGCGGCCATcagatggaaggaaaggcaacgaaaggaaagggaacgCGAGGAAGGCGCAGGGGATGACGATGTGGTTATGAGCGAAGCATACGCGGAGGACGGACCTTTCCCAGCAGAGTTGGGATTAGCAACAAACCAGCCTCGCTCTGCCCATTTAATGGCAGAACTCACAGAAATGCTTATTGGATTTCAAGAAGCATTCTCAAGCAATGACTTTGCCGCATTCGAGAATGGTGCCACTGTTGGTTCTGCTCCGCCTACTCCCCAAATACCCGACACGTCAACCGTCCCTCCCACGCCAGTTCTACCATCACTTCATTCAGATCACCCTCACGGTTCATCTGCTGGGGTGATATCGCGGTCGGCTGAGCGTGAAGTCGACGGCACAGAAGAGACCACAACGGAGGAAGTAGGAGCAGGTAAGGGATTGGACGTGTACAGAGCGGGGATCGTGAATAAGGTTGTCACAATTAACAGCACTGAGCGAGACGTGGTGAAAAAGGTAGAGGAAATCACTCAGGCATGA
- a CDS encoding GAMM1 protein, putative, giving the protein MLRTASRNIFRTMSSPVYKKIKSTKVIGTHSGTFHCDEALAVFMLRLTDEYKDADLVRSRDPAKLDPLDIVVDVGGVYDPKTNRYDHHQRGFTEVFGHGGFNRTKLSSAGLIYKHFGKEIIAKRIGAPVEDEKVEILWLQLYSELIESVDGIDNGVNISSSPLAYTQRSDLSSRIKRINPNWNEPTSDEIYDQKFEVASKTTGEEFLSQLDYFAFAWLPARDIVEEALKKRTEVHPSGAIVVFDKSCPWKDHLFTLEPTLPKTSSPILYILYPESESSSKWRIQCVPESPDSFVNRKSLPEPWRGMRDSKLSEISGIPGGVFVHASGFIGGNETFEGTLAMAKKALEA; this is encoded by the exons ATGCTGCGCACCGCTTCAAGAAACATCTTCCGCACAATGTCCTCCCCAGTCTACAAGAAAATCAAGTCCACAAAG GTCATCGGCACACACTCGGGCACCTTTCACTGCGACG AGGCCCTCGCTGTCTTCATGCTTCGTCTCACCGATGAATACAAGGATGCCG ACTTGGTTCGTAGCCGTGATCCCGCGAAAC TCGATCCTCTCGATATCGTAGTCGATGTCGGCGGTGTGTATGACCCCAAGACCAACCGATACGACCATCACCAACGGGGTTTTACCGAAGTATTTGGCCACGGCGGGTTCAACCGAACAAAGCTCAGCTCTGCTGGTTTAATTTACAAACATTTTGGAAAGGAGATCATTGCCAAGAGGATTGGTGCGCCCgtcgaggatgaaaaggttGAGATTTTGTGGTTGCAGCTGTACTCG GAACTGATTGAATCTGTGGACGG CATTGACAATGGTGTCaacatctcctcttcccctcttgCTTATACTCAACGATCAGATCTATCTTCTCGCATCAAGCGCATCAACCCTAACTGGAACGAACCCACTTCGGACGAAATCTATGAT CAAAAATTCGAGGTTGCTTCCAAGACAACAGGCGAAGAGTTCCTTTCGCAGCTAGACTACTTTGCTTTTGCTTGGTTGCCAGCTCGGGATATCGTGGAAGAAGCCTTGAAAAAGCGGACGGAAGTGCATCCCAGCGGTGCCATCGTTGTCTTTGACAAG TCTTGCCCATGGAAAGACCACCTTTTCACCCTTGAGCCCACCCTTCCGAAGACTTCCTCCCCTATCCTCTACATCCTTTACCCCGAATCggaatcttcttccaaatgGCGCATCCAGTGTGTTCCCGAGTCCCCCGACTCCTTTGTCAACCGCAAATCCCTCCCCGAACCTTGGAGGGGTATGAGGGACAGCAAGTTGTCTGAAATCTCTGGCATCCCAGGTGGTGTCTTTGTCCATGCCAGTGGATTTATTGGCGGTAACGAGACCTTTGAAGGAACTTTGGCCATGGCAAAGAAGGCTCTTGAGGCGTAA